From the genome of Thermoflexus hugenholtzii, one region includes:
- a CDS encoding FGGY-family carbohydrate kinase has product MIVGTPDVQAGAVGSGAVADEAPHLYLGTSSWLTCHVPFRRVDLLRNMTTLPSAIPGRYFIANEQETAGACLQVLGRLLQDPTATAPLPEPLLDALAAQAPPGSGGLLFAPWLYGERTPVEDSALRGGFFNLSLETRREHLVRAVFEGVAYNTRWLLEAVEGFLRHRVDHIRFIGGGARSAIWGQIMADVLNRTIHTVQEPQLAALRGVALLAAVALGELTWAEIPERVPIAATFRPDPANRARYDALFREFLAFYRATRGIYRRLHRRRSLFV; this is encoded by the coding sequence GTGATCGTGGGGACGCCGGATGTGCAGGCCGGAGCGGTCGGCTCCGGGGCGGTGGCGGATGAGGCTCCCCACCTCTATCTGGGCACTTCCTCCTGGCTCACCTGTCACGTGCCGTTCCGCCGGGTGGATCTCCTTCGGAACATGACCACGCTCCCCTCCGCGATCCCCGGCCGTTATTTCATCGCCAACGAGCAGGAGACGGCAGGAGCCTGCCTGCAGGTCCTGGGCCGGCTGCTCCAGGATCCCACCGCAACGGCCCCTCTCCCCGAGCCGCTCCTGGACGCCCTCGCGGCCCAGGCTCCGCCGGGGAGCGGGGGCCTGTTGTTTGCGCCATGGCTGTATGGGGAGCGAACGCCGGTGGAGGACAGCGCCCTGCGCGGGGGGTTTTTCAACCTCTCCCTGGAGACCCGACGGGAACATCTGGTGCGCGCGGTTTTCGAAGGCGTCGCTTATAACACCCGCTGGCTGTTAGAGGCGGTGGAGGGTTTCCTCCGGCATCGCGTGGATCACATCCGCTTCATCGGGGGCGGGGCGCGCTCCGCCATCTGGGGCCAGATCATGGCGGATGTCCTGAACCGGACGATCCATACGGTGCAGGAGCCGCAGCTGGCCGCCCTGCGCGGGGTCGCCCTGCTGGCCGCGGTGGCCCTCGGCGAGCTGACATGGGCGGAGATCCCGGAGCGGGTGCCCATCGCCGCCACCTTCCGCCCGGATCCCGCCAACCGCGCGCGCTACGACGCGCTGTTCCGGGAGTTCCTGGCCTTTTATCGGGCGACCCGCGGCATTTATCGCCGTCTTCACCGCCGCCGCTCGCTCTTCGTCTGA